Proteins encoded within one genomic window of Humulus lupulus chromosome 1, drHumLupu1.1, whole genome shotgun sequence:
- the LOC133812974 gene encoding uncharacterized protein LOC133812974: MWIAEVPRRKGRGLANSKPLEIRRRNAGKPLDLQLDPRTDKVVGLEDQAFVREIGLQVTLLLPGHYLDFADIPQQFKEQVVQRMKYFYNVDGHPEPERVMKTIYTEMRKRYSERKNIRHTHFKKYYSNPEDLQSVLVAPPDHCSKERKNDGRA, translated from the exons ATGTGGATAGCTGAAGTGCCGAGAAGAAAGGGTCGTGGCCTGGCTAATTCGAAGCCACTTGAAATTCGACGGCGAAATGCCGGGAAGCCACTAGATCTTCAGCTTGATCCTAGGACGGACAAAGTGGTTGGCTTGGAGGACCAAGCTTTTGTCCGCGAGATAGGCCTCCAAGTCACTTTGTTGTTgccaggacattacttggatttcgctgatatacctcaacaatttaaggAACAAGTCGTACAAAGGATGAAG tatttttataatgttgatggtcatccagaacccgagagagttatgaaaactatctacacagagatgcgcaaaagatattctgagagaaagaacatcagacatactcacttcaaaaaatattactctaaTCCGGAAGATTTGCAGAGTGTTTTAGTtgccccacctgaccattgcTCCAAGGAGA GAAAAAATGACGGAAGAGCTTGA